In one Acidimicrobium ferrooxidans DSM 10331 genomic region, the following are encoded:
- the murA gene encoding UDP-N-acetylglucosamine 1-carboxyvinyltransferase — protein sequence MRSWMVQHTSRLEGEVRLQGAKNSVLKIMAATLLAEGRHRIENVPAISDVTVMAHLLEAVGARVSWPEPHVVEVEVPEAASLSSEPPAELVGQIRASVVLLAPLLARTGAVRLAPPGGDDFGARPIDIHLDALASLGAVATMDAGSVLVKGSPLAGAPVTLEFPSHTGTDTALLAAVTASGETIIDNAAREPEVVDLATALVSMGARIDGAGTSRIRVQGVQRLRPLRHRVIGDRVVAATYLAALGATTGRLELVGVNPRVLEILLRKLSGLGFHIEADDAGQRLVAEVTERLRAGDIQTLPYPGVATDYKPMLVAMLTRAQGVSVVSENLYSGRFRYLDELRSFGADIISEGHHVVVRGVDHLHGATAVAHDIRAGAALVVAALAAEGQSRLLGVEHIERGYDDLAGTLQRLGGQVWIEGGE from the coding sequence ATGCGTTCGTGGATGGTCCAACACACGTCGCGGCTCGAGGGTGAGGTGCGCCTGCAGGGCGCGAAGAACTCGGTCCTGAAGATCATGGCCGCGACGCTGCTCGCCGAGGGTCGTCACCGTATCGAGAACGTCCCGGCCATCAGTGACGTCACCGTCATGGCCCACCTGCTCGAGGCCGTGGGGGCTCGGGTGTCCTGGCCCGAGCCGCACGTCGTCGAGGTCGAGGTGCCCGAGGCGGCGTCGCTGTCGAGCGAACCTCCTGCCGAACTCGTCGGGCAGATTCGCGCGTCCGTCGTGCTCCTCGCACCGTTGCTGGCGCGCACCGGCGCGGTGCGGCTCGCGCCGCCGGGTGGGGATGATTTCGGGGCGCGCCCGATCGACATCCATCTCGATGCGTTGGCCAGTCTCGGTGCCGTGGCGACGATGGACGCGGGATCGGTCCTCGTGAAGGGCTCCCCCCTTGCGGGTGCGCCGGTGACGCTCGAGTTCCCGTCCCACACGGGGACCGACACCGCGCTCCTTGCCGCCGTCACCGCGAGCGGCGAGACGATCATCGACAACGCCGCTCGTGAGCCAGAGGTCGTCGACTTGGCGACCGCGCTCGTGTCGATGGGCGCGCGGATCGACGGTGCGGGGACGTCTCGGATCCGCGTCCAGGGCGTCCAGCGCCTGCGCCCGTTGCGTCACCGCGTCATCGGCGACCGCGTCGTCGCGGCCACCTACCTGGCCGCGCTCGGTGCGACGACCGGGCGTCTCGAGCTCGTCGGCGTCAACCCGAGGGTCCTCGAGATCCTGCTGCGCAAGCTCAGCGGCCTCGGCTTCCACATCGAGGCCGACGACGCGGGTCAACGGCTCGTCGCCGAGGTCACTGAGCGCCTCAGGGCCGGGGACATCCAGACGCTGCCCTATCCGGGGGTCGCGACCGACTACAAGCCCATGCTCGTGGCGATGCTGACGCGTGCCCAGGGAGTCTCGGTGGTCAGCGAGAATCTCTACAGCGGTCGGTTTCGCTACCTCGACGAGCTGCGGAGCTTCGGCGCGGACATCATCTCCGAGGGCCATCACGTCGTCGTGCGCGGCGTGGATCATCTCCACGGTGCGACGGCGGTCGCGCACGACATCCGTGCGGGTGCGGCGTTGGTGGTGGCGGCGCTCGCTGCGGAGGGCCAGAGTCGGTTGCTCGGCGTCGAGCACATCGAGCGGGGCTACGACGATCTTGCGGGAACCTTGCAGCGACTCGGGGGTCAGGTCTGGATCGAGGGAGGCGAGTGA
- a CDS encoding TetR/AcrR family transcriptional regulator produces the protein MPRIEAPTVREHHDQRRERLLDAARACLVDPAIRSVGFEHVGPRAGIRRNSVYLYFPSETHLYLALAESDVPALAKQLAEAAAAATHDKLAAIVDVVLANAPREEFEILRRLASRTASQRPDLVATRLGELRRELAEPLVSVLADEGVDSADLVGLLALGTLEAALDAIAQGEDRDAVREAVLATVRSPRTPSR, from the coding sequence ATGCCGAGGATCGAAGCACCAACCGTCCGCGAACATCACGATCAGCGTCGTGAGCGTCTCCTCGACGCGGCACGGGCGTGCCTCGTCGACCCGGCGATTCGCTCGGTCGGCTTCGAACACGTCGGACCGCGCGCAGGGATCCGACGCAACAGCGTCTACCTCTACTTCCCCTCCGAGACCCACCTGTATCTTGCCCTTGCCGAGAGCGACGTCCCCGCCCTCGCCAAGCAGTTGGCCGAGGCAGCGGCGGCAGCCACGCACGACAAGCTCGCCGCCATCGTCGACGTCGTCCTGGCGAACGCGCCCCGGGAGGAGTTCGAGATCTTGCGCCGCCTGGCGAGTCGCACCGCGTCCCAGCGTCCCGATCTCGTCGCAACTCGCCTTGGCGAGCTGCGACGTGAGCTCGCCGAACCACTCGTCTCGGTGCTCGCCGACGAGGGTGTGGACTCCGCCGACCTCGTCGGATTGCTCGCCCTTGGCACCCTCGAGGCGGCACTCGACGCGATCGCTCAGGGCGAAGATCGCGACGCGGTGCGCGAGGCAGTCCTCGCCACCGTGCGGAGCCCGCGCACTCCCAGCCGCTGA
- a CDS encoding alcohol dehydrogenase catalytic domain-containing protein, producing MRAVVIADGAVTVATVADPTVGRHEALVEVTSAGINAADLLQARGLYPPPPGVDPTRLGLEFAGVVAAVGDGTTEVRPGDRVMGITGGGAQAEYVVVDAATLVPVPDELDLERAGGFPEAAFTALDALLIQGQLGLGDRVLVTGALGGVGTIGLQIARLAGARVTALVRDERRASEAYALGAHRALTLDELPGSGPYDVVLELLGAASLTHAISELAVGGRVVVIGVGQGSRVEIDLRTVMGSRAALRGSTLRARPTHEKAALAREVAHRLLPALAEGSLQIPVAATWPLHDAAAAYEAFARPGKLGKLVLAIGDV from the coding sequence ATGCGAGCTGTCGTGATCGCCGACGGTGCCGTCACCGTCGCAACCGTAGCCGACCCGACCGTTGGACGCCACGAGGCCCTTGTCGAGGTCACCTCCGCAGGGATCAACGCCGCCGACCTCCTGCAGGCGAGAGGCCTGTACCCGCCACCACCCGGGGTCGATCCGACCCGGCTCGGCCTCGAGTTCGCTGGGGTCGTCGCTGCGGTCGGGGACGGAACCACCGAGGTACGCCCCGGCGATCGCGTCATGGGCATCACCGGCGGCGGCGCACAGGCGGAGTACGTCGTCGTCGACGCAGCCACGCTCGTGCCCGTCCCTGACGAGCTCGATCTCGAGCGCGCAGGAGGCTTTCCCGAGGCCGCCTTCACCGCCCTCGACGCGCTGCTCATCCAAGGGCAGCTCGGCCTCGGGGACCGCGTGCTCGTGACCGGCGCACTCGGTGGCGTCGGGACCATCGGGCTCCAGATCGCCCGTCTCGCCGGTGCCCGCGTCACGGCGCTCGTACGCGATGAGCGACGTGCATCCGAGGCCTATGCCCTGGGCGCACACCGAGCACTCACCCTCGACGAGCTGCCAGGTTCGGGGCCCTACGACGTGGTGCTCGAGCTCCTCGGAGCAGCCAGCCTCACGCACGCCATCTCCGAGCTCGCGGTCGGTGGCCGCGTCGTGGTCATCGGCGTCGGTCAGGGCTCACGCGTCGAGATCGACCTGCGCACGGTAATGGGGTCACGAGCAGCCCTCCGTGGATCGACGCTGCGCGCGCGCCCGACCCACGAGAAGGCAGCGCTGGCCCGAGAGGTCGCCCACCGACTCCTGCCGGCGCTTGCCGAAGGTTCGCTCCAGATCCCGGTCGCCGCGACGTGGCCGCTCCACGACGCCGCCGCCGCCTACGAGGCGTTCGCGCGCCCGGGCAAGCTCGGCAAGCTCGTGCTTGCCATCGGCGACGTCTGA
- a CDS encoding pyridoxamine 5'-phosphate oxidase family protein codes for MTQDEIAALLSEGRTLVLGSHGPRGTIHMVPLWYVVLDGVVWSWTYARSQKARNLAREATASGLVELGDRYDELRGVLIEGRAVLSDDPVLVRRVGEGLLARYELGSAEAAEAMRRSASKRVAIRLEPERIVSWDHRKLGGRY; via the coding sequence ATGACCCAGGACGAGATCGCAGCCCTGCTCAGCGAGGGGAGGACACTCGTCCTCGGCAGTCACGGGCCTCGTGGGACCATCCACATGGTGCCCTTGTGGTACGTTGTCCTCGACGGTGTGGTGTGGTCGTGGACGTATGCGCGCTCGCAGAAGGCGCGCAACCTTGCGCGGGAGGCGACCGCGAGCGGGCTCGTCGAACTCGGCGATCGCTACGACGAGCTCCGCGGCGTGCTGATCGAGGGTCGGGCCGTGCTCAGCGACGACCCCGTACTGGTGCGCCGGGTCGGGGAGGGTCTGCTCGCTCGCTACGAGCTGGGTTCTGCGGAGGCCGCGGAGGCGATGCGCCGTTCGGCCTCCAAGCGCGTCGCCATCCGCCTCGAGCCCGAGCGGATCGTGAGCTGGGACCACCGCAAGCTCGGCGGACGTTACTGA
- a CDS encoding dienelactone hydrolase family protein: MGETVHFPMNGHDATGYLAQPVGETGPGVVVIQEWWGVNDHIKDVVDRLAAAGFSALAPDLYDGRVVDEPDEAAKAMMAMQLSDASKRMVGAVRELERRTGRQGVGVIGFCMGGGLAYVLAAEVPTQVRALVPFYGVIPWQGAEPDYSRITAAIQGHYAEHDDFASPDRVRALEARLRELGADVEFFIYPGTHHAFFNDSRPEVYDALAARQAWDRMIPFLHEHLGS; this comes from the coding sequence ATGGGCGAGACCGTGCACTTTCCGATGAATGGCCACGACGCGACTGGCTACCTCGCGCAGCCGGTTGGCGAGACGGGCCCTGGCGTCGTCGTGATCCAGGAGTGGTGGGGCGTCAACGATCACATCAAAGATGTCGTTGATCGGCTGGCGGCAGCGGGCTTCAGTGCCCTCGCTCCGGACCTCTACGACGGCCGTGTCGTCGACGAGCCGGACGAGGCCGCCAAGGCGATGATGGCGATGCAGCTCTCCGATGCCTCCAAGCGCATGGTCGGTGCGGTTCGCGAACTGGAGCGACGCACGGGGCGCCAGGGCGTCGGCGTCATCGGGTTCTGCATGGGTGGTGGGCTTGCCTACGTGCTCGCTGCCGAGGTGCCAACGCAGGTCCGAGCGCTGGTGCCCTTCTACGGGGTGATCCCGTGGCAGGGGGCCGAGCCCGACTACAGCCGTATCACCGCTGCCATCCAGGGCCACTACGCCGAGCACGACGACTTCGCGTCTCCCGATCGCGTGCGTGCTCTCGAGGCGCGGCTGCGGGAACTCGGTGCCGACGTGGAGTTCTTCATCTACCCCGGCACGCACCACGCCTTCTTCAACGACTCGAGACCCGAGGTGTACGACGCACTGGCCGCTCGCCAGGCGTGGGATCGCATGATTCCGTTCCTGCACGAGCACCTGGGTTCCTGA
- a CDS encoding MFS transporter, whose product MRVRSLAGPDAPVACALLVEERVAAGFVQGSGSLVAWERRRLPDGRWEVRCDVGAPGLGWLVRWALGRLVRGKGRLVRRVLPPGVFPQGSLDVVATVFWVATVVAYCGTLLGQTLAFAAPTLHASPLAQGVGSGLVRVDVLVALPIARLGDRVGRWRVLRAALVLATLATAAGALAPDLAGLVVTQVLAKAGATVAVLLANVIVAETVHAEGRAWTMGFLVLATALGAGLCAVAVAGLGIAPEAWRALFAIAIVGLVLVPRLRHRRDPARFRHSTPVRFRELTSREHRGRLILVAIAAALFNLFYLPASQFRNQFLRVDRHFAAWQISAFTIGANLPSGIGLAFGARLAETVGRRVLAAVGLAVGGVLLALAFLAHGVALVVLYAVGEAVGTMAVPALAVFGPELFPTRLRSGANGVIAIASRVGTVVGLVAVGAAASAGLGYGTPIAALAIGPIALAALVLIAFPETRARTLEDLNPEDAPPLAPGAGAE is encoded by the coding sequence GTGCGGGTGAGGTCGCTCGCTGGACCAGATGCACCCGTCGCGTGCGCCCTGCTCGTCGAGGAGCGGGTCGCGGCGGGCTTCGTGCAGGGATCGGGCTCGCTCGTGGCGTGGGAGCGCCGCCGCTTGCCAGACGGCCGTTGGGAGGTGCGCTGCGACGTCGGCGCGCCGGGACTCGGCTGGCTCGTGCGCTGGGCACTCGGGCGTCTGGTGCGCGGCAAGGGCCGGTTGGTGCGGCGTGTTCTGCCGCCAGGGGTCTTCCCTCAGGGGTCACTGGACGTCGTTGCGACCGTGTTCTGGGTCGCCACCGTCGTTGCGTACTGCGGAACGCTCCTGGGACAGACGCTTGCCTTCGCCGCCCCCACGCTCCACGCCTCACCCCTCGCGCAAGGGGTCGGTTCGGGGCTGGTGCGCGTCGACGTGCTCGTCGCGTTGCCGATCGCGAGGCTCGGTGACCGTGTGGGTCGGTGGCGCGTCCTGCGGGCTGCGCTCGTGCTCGCGACGCTCGCGACGGCGGCAGGAGCGCTGGCACCGGACCTCGCCGGCCTCGTCGTGACCCAGGTGCTCGCCAAGGCGGGCGCGACGGTTGCCGTACTGCTCGCGAACGTCATCGTCGCCGAGACGGTGCATGCGGAGGGGCGAGCGTGGACGATGGGCTTTCTGGTGCTCGCGACCGCACTCGGTGCCGGACTGTGCGCGGTGGCGGTGGCTGGGCTTGGGATCGCACCCGAGGCGTGGCGCGCCTTGTTCGCGATCGCGATCGTCGGCCTCGTGCTCGTCCCACGCCTCCGTCACCGCCGCGATCCGGCCCGCTTTCGGCACTCGACCCCCGTGCGCTTTCGCGAACTCACCTCTCGGGAGCATCGCGGTCGTCTCATCCTCGTGGCCATCGCTGCCGCGCTGTTCAACCTGTTCTACCTGCCGGCTTCCCAGTTTCGGAACCAGTTCTTGCGCGTCGATCGCCACTTTGCGGCCTGGCAGATCTCGGCGTTCACGATCGGCGCCAACCTGCCATCTGGGATCGGCCTGGCCTTCGGTGCGCGCCTCGCCGAGACGGTCGGTCGGCGCGTGCTCGCCGCCGTTGGGCTCGCGGTCGGCGGGGTGCTCCTCGCGCTCGCATTCCTCGCCCACGGCGTGGCGCTGGTGGTGCTCTACGCCGTCGGCGAAGCGGTCGGGACCATGGCGGTGCCGGCGCTGGCGGTGTTCGGACCGGAGCTGTTCCCGACGAGGCTTCGCTCTGGGGCCAATGGTGTGATCGCGATCGCGAGCAGGGTGGGCACCGTGGTGGGACTCGTCGCGGTCGGGGCGGCCGCGTCGGCTGGATTGGGCTACGGCACCCCGATCGCCGCGCTCGCCATCGGGCCGATCGCGCTCGCTGCCCTGGTGCTGATCGCCTTTCCAGAGACGCGTGCTCGTACGCTCGAGGACCTCAACCCTGAGGACGCGCCGCCATTGGCCCCGGGCGCCGGCGCCGAGTAG
- the meaB gene encoding methylmalonyl Co-A mutase-associated GTPase MeaB: MSDLEELVGRARAGDRGATARLISVVERRAGAGEPIGIADLWSARPRVVVGVTGSPGAGKSTLVDRLVGAWRTRGHRVGVVAVDPSSPFSGGAILGDRVRMQGHTHDPDVFIRSVATRGALGGLARSVPEIVRLLGLVGYDLVVIETVGVGQVEVEVVGEADVTVVVITPGWGDAIQANKAGIMEIADLFVINKADRAGLAETRRDLVAMLDLGHREPRPPILETVATSGEGTDAVAEAVVALAAELDDRGILKSRVAARRRRAVERVIVDRVLRAAADADQAVWAQVEAGTVDPGAAADALLDALEIAPGHGARGGSSDE, from the coding sequence GTGAGCGACCTCGAAGAGCTCGTTGGACGGGCTCGTGCTGGTGACAGGGGTGCGACCGCACGGCTGATCTCGGTCGTCGAGCGCCGGGCAGGGGCCGGCGAGCCGATCGGCATCGCCGATCTGTGGTCAGCGCGCCCTCGTGTCGTGGTCGGGGTGACCGGTTCGCCCGGCGCTGGGAAGTCGACGCTGGTCGATCGCTTGGTCGGGGCGTGGCGGACCCGGGGTCACCGCGTGGGTGTCGTCGCGGTCGACCCGAGTTCGCCGTTCTCCGGCGGCGCGATCCTGGGCGACCGCGTGCGTATGCAGGGGCACACGCACGACCCCGACGTGTTCATTCGCTCGGTGGCGACCCGCGGTGCGCTGGGTGGCCTCGCGCGCAGCGTCCCCGAGATCGTTCGACTCCTCGGGTTGGTCGGCTACGACCTCGTCGTGATCGAGACCGTCGGTGTCGGACAGGTGGAGGTCGAGGTCGTCGGCGAGGCGGACGTGACGGTGGTCGTCATCACGCCGGGCTGGGGCGATGCCATCCAGGCCAACAAGGCGGGCATCATGGAGATCGCCGACCTCTTCGTCATCAACAAGGCCGATCGTGCGGGGCTCGCCGAGACGCGTCGTGATCTCGTCGCGATGCTCGATCTCGGCCATCGAGAGCCGCGCCCCCCGATTCTCGAGACGGTCGCGACGAGCGGTGAGGGCACCGATGCGGTGGCCGAGGCCGTCGTGGCGCTCGCGGCCGAACTCGACGATCGAGGCATCTTGAAGTCGCGCGTGGCCGCGCGGCGGAGGCGCGCGGTGGAGCGTGTCATCGTCGATCGCGTCCTCCGGGCGGCGGCCGACGCAGACCAGGCAGTGTGGGCGCAGGTGGAGGCGGGCACCGTGGACCCTGGGGCCGCGGCCGACGCACTCCTCGACGCGCTCGAGATCGCTCCAGGGCACGGAGCACGAGGAGGGTCATCCGATGAGTGA
- a CDS encoding alpha/beta hydrolase, producing MSDVVQRVADVVAGPLGVAWIERSARGVVVASTVTALGCADVTPAWARPGNGGVLAMGSSCLWVLCVDGSVVRVVPGRGIEHVATVPGVRWIAGSPAGAMVAVVSDARVVVFDDQARLVNVVDLGRLGVSDLWDVAVDDDGSIALARAGEREPWLTGSVMLLDPTGAIAGNFGGDGASVVEPRFGPGGLWVRDDRAGAHVPVLAGRVPQIAGLDYDVGEYPLGPGRRGYIPDSEAVLGVIASVEAPALVVLDERLRRVASGSWTSISAIDGDVVGIERGPWSERVRRGSETLRQAGSDGVDGSRIEPLGALGLAARGVAIWPPVPRGVALVVHGGPVEQVAFPVPDKWRRALRHGLVVVAVDYPGSYGYGRSARERIVGRFGTVESEALAEVVRGFEGVVAGPRVGIGASSAGWTLLQLILEDPTLLDALVLTNPLLDPSALGDVDWLVGQDAPHLAHRRPRRRIPVLITHGSADRVVPVEQSRAFVERVGESLACELQVAEGEGHSLGERASLEELARFDALVLGLLASWSELRSR from the coding sequence GTGAGCGACGTCGTCCAGCGCGTCGCCGACGTGGTGGCAGGTCCGCTGGGCGTCGCGTGGATCGAGCGCAGTGCTCGCGGGGTCGTGGTGGCGAGCACCGTGACTGCACTCGGCTGCGCCGACGTCACGCCAGCGTGGGCGCGTCCCGGCAACGGCGGGGTCCTCGCGATGGGCAGCTCGTGCTTGTGGGTGTTGTGCGTCGACGGTTCCGTCGTGCGAGTCGTGCCGGGACGAGGCATCGAGCACGTCGCCACCGTGCCCGGCGTGCGTTGGATCGCCGGTTCTCCCGCCGGAGCCATGGTTGCGGTGGTGAGCGACGCTCGCGTCGTCGTCTTCGACGACCAGGCTCGGCTGGTGAACGTGGTGGACCTCGGCCGCCTTGGGGTCTCGGACCTCTGGGATGTGGCCGTCGACGACGACGGTTCGATCGCGTTGGCCCGGGCGGGGGAGCGCGAGCCGTGGCTCACGGGGTCGGTGATGCTTCTCGACCCGACCGGCGCCATCGCGGGGAATTTCGGCGGTGACGGTGCGAGTGTGGTGGAGCCGCGGTTCGGACCGGGCGGTCTGTGGGTTCGTGACGATCGCGCCGGTGCGCACGTCCCGGTACTCGCGGGGCGGGTGCCCCAGATCGCGGGTCTCGACTACGACGTGGGTGAGTACCCTCTTGGGCCTGGTCGTCGGGGCTACATCCCCGACTCGGAGGCGGTGCTCGGAGTGATCGCCTCCGTGGAGGCGCCCGCGCTCGTCGTCCTGGACGAGCGCCTCCGTCGCGTGGCGTCGGGCTCGTGGACCTCGATCTCGGCCATCGACGGTGACGTCGTGGGCATCGAGCGGGGGCCGTGGTCGGAGCGGGTCCGCCGTGGGTCCGAGACGCTCCGGCAGGCGGGCTCGGACGGGGTGGACGGTTCTCGCATCGAGCCACTTGGGGCCTTGGGGCTGGCCGCACGCGGCGTGGCGATCTGGCCCCCGGTACCTCGTGGTGTCGCGCTGGTCGTCCATGGCGGTCCCGTCGAACAGGTCGCGTTCCCGGTCCCCGACAAGTGGCGTCGCGCACTCCGACACGGCTTGGTGGTCGTCGCGGTCGACTACCCGGGTTCGTACGGCTACGGGCGATCGGCACGCGAGCGTATCGTCGGTCGGTTCGGGACGGTCGAGTCAGAGGCCCTTGCCGAGGTCGTGCGGGGATTCGAGGGCGTGGTCGCGGGTCCTCGCGTCGGCATCGGCGCGTCGTCGGCAGGCTGGACGCTCCTGCAGCTCATCCTCGAGGACCCGACACTGCTCGATGCGTTGGTGTTGACCAACCCACTGCTCGACCCGTCCGCGCTCGGCGACGTCGACTGGCTGGTCGGCCAGGACGCGCCGCACCTCGCGCACCGCCGACCGCGGCGGCGCATCCCGGTCCTCATCACGCACGGCAGCGCGGACCGTGTGGTGCCGGTGGAGCAATCTCGTGCGTTCGTCGAGCGCGTCGGCGAGAGCCTTGCGTGCGAACTCCAGGTGGCAGAGGGCGAGGGTCATAGCCTCGGCGAGCGCGCCTCACTCGAGGAGTTGGCCAGGTTCGATGCGCTGGTGCTCGGCCTACTTGCCTCATGGAGCGAACTCCGGTCGCGATGA
- a CDS encoding class II fumarate hydratase, with product MSERVRIEHDTMGEVEVPADAAWGAQTQRAIGNFPVSGQRMAPQVIHALALIKWAAALENRDRGVLDPEMAEAIAAVADEVARGLHDEHFPVDVYQTGSGTSTNMNMNEVIAHLATLRLGRTVGPNDHVNASQSSNDTFPTAMHLAVALEVRDALDPALATLEASLVRRSEDFATVVKAGRTHLMDATPIMLGQEFSGYAAQIARARTRIAAAVDELREVPLGGTAVGTGLNAPQGFAAAVLARIGARVGLDVREAANHFEVHGARDGVVAVSGSLRALGVALYRIANDLRWMGSGPRCGLAEIRLPDLQPGSSIMPGKVNPVIPESVTQVVARVVGNDATIGFAGAAGSIFELNVMQPVIAQAALESVTLLAAASRLLATRCVDGIEADVERCRTYALSTPAIATALNPAIGYERAAAIVKRAVKEGRDLRSLVLEEGVLGEEEVDRVLDVAAMTRGGIQAG from the coding sequence ATGAGCGAACGGGTGCGGATCGAGCACGACACCATGGGCGAGGTGGAGGTTCCAGCAGATGCGGCCTGGGGGGCCCAGACGCAGCGCGCCATCGGGAACTTCCCGGTGTCGGGCCAGCGCATGGCGCCACAGGTGATCCACGCGCTGGCGTTGATCAAGTGGGCGGCCGCGCTCGAGAATCGCGACCGGGGCGTCCTCGATCCCGAGATGGCCGAGGCGATCGCCGCCGTCGCCGACGAGGTCGCCCGGGGCCTCCACGACGAGCACTTCCCCGTCGACGTCTACCAGACCGGATCGGGGACCTCGACCAACATGAACATGAACGAGGTCATCGCGCATCTGGCCACGCTCCGCCTCGGTCGGACCGTCGGCCCGAACGACCACGTCAACGCCTCGCAATCGTCGAACGACACCTTCCCGACGGCCATGCACCTCGCGGTCGCGCTCGAGGTTCGCGACGCGCTCGACCCTGCGCTCGCGACCTTGGAAGCGTCGCTCGTCCGTCGGAGCGAGGACTTTGCCACCGTGGTCAAGGCCGGCCGGACGCACCTCATGGATGCGACACCGATCATGCTCGGCCAGGAGTTCTCGGGATACGCAGCCCAGATCGCACGGGCACGCACCCGTATCGCGGCCGCGGTGGACGAGCTTCGCGAGGTGCCACTCGGCGGCACGGCCGTCGGCACCGGGTTGAACGCACCGCAGGGCTTCGCCGCAGCGGTGCTCGCACGCATCGGCGCTCGGGTGGGGCTCGACGTGCGCGAGGCGGCGAACCACTTTGAGGTCCACGGAGCTCGTGACGGCGTGGTGGCGGTGTCGGGCAGTCTGCGTGCGCTGGGTGTGGCGCTGTATCGCATCGCGAACGACCTGCGTTGGATGGGTTCTGGTCCCAGGTGTGGTCTCGCGGAGATTCGCCTGCCCGATCTCCAGCCTGGCTCATCGATCATGCCAGGCAAGGTCAATCCGGTCATCCCGGAGTCGGTGACCCAGGTGGTCGCGCGCGTGGTGGGCAACGACGCCACGATCGGCTTCGCGGGCGCCGCCGGGTCGATCTTCGAGCTCAACGTGATGCAGCCCGTCATCGCGCAGGCGGCACTCGAGAGCGTCACGTTGCTCGCGGCGGCGTCCCGCCTGCTCGCGACGCGGTGCGTCGACGGCATCGAGGCCGACGTCGAGCGGTGCCGGACGTACGCGCTCTCGACACCGGCGATCGCCACGGCCCTCAACCCCGCCATCGGCTACGAGCGCGCTGCGGCCATCGTCAAGCGTGCGGTCAAGGAGGGGCGGGACCTGAGGAGCCTGGTGCTCGAGGAGGGCGTCTTGGGGGAGGAGGAGGTCGACCGCGTGCTCGACGTGGCAGCCATGACACGAGGGGGTATCCAAGCCGGGTGA